From the Bdellovibrio reynosensis genome, one window contains:
- a CDS encoding pyroglutamyl-peptidase I, translating to MNNSPQILVTGFQPFLGEKINPSEILLEWIQKDFASAGVDTLLLPVSFHEAPELILKKATEKNYDHILMLGQAGGRNKVSFERVALNWTETSHPDEYGFMPQRGKIFEQNAEAFFTQSPIEIWKDGLIKSGHHVEISLNAGGYVCNYIYYKILHHIQQNNLKSKACFIHVPYLPEQTASKSPAPASMELDAMKNILLFVLDRVRN from the coding sequence TTGAATAATAGCCCGCAAATTTTAGTAACTGGTTTTCAGCCTTTCTTAGGCGAAAAAATCAATCCAAGCGAAATCCTTCTTGAGTGGATCCAGAAGGATTTTGCCTCTGCTGGGGTTGACACCCTATTGCTACCAGTCTCATTTCATGAAGCGCCGGAATTAATTTTGAAAAAAGCCACTGAAAAAAATTACGACCACATTTTAATGCTAGGTCAGGCGGGTGGAAGAAATAAGGTGAGTTTTGAAAGAGTCGCACTGAACTGGACTGAAACCTCTCACCCTGACGAATATGGTTTCATGCCACAAAGGGGAAAAATCTTTGAACAAAATGCAGAAGCTTTTTTCACTCAAAGTCCCATCGAGATATGGAAAGACGGACTGATTAAGTCAGGCCATCACGTTGAGATTTCGTTAAATGCAGGCGGGTATGTCTGTAACTATATTTATTATAAAATTTTGCATCACATACAGCAGAACAACCTTAAGTCAAAAGCTTGTTTTATACATGTGCCGTATTTACCAGAGCAAACTGCCAGCAAATCCCCAGCACCAGCAAGTATGGAACTTGATGCTATGAAGAATATTCTTCTATTCGTCTTAGACCGCGTTCGAAATTAA